The region AAAGCAAGTCACTGCTACAAACGGGGATGTCTTTTTAAACAAGGCCTTTCTTGGCCGTATGTGACGTCACGCCGCTTGCTCGCTTGGATTGCATTCCGTCATGGTGTTGCCATTGCATTATAGTCAGGTGACCAAAAGTCCTAGTTGGTTGTGTGGCTAACAACATTACGTCGTTTGTGGGTTCTTACGGCTTCACGTTTAGTTTTATACAAAGCGGAAGCTGGGAAGAATATATTAAGTCCCTGCCATCAAAGTgtttaaaaacatggctactgctAGCAGATGTTATTTATTGGCCGTCAGTGATGTCAAACCCCTTGCTAGCTTGGATTGCATTCCATCATGGTGTTTCCATTGCATTATATTCGGGTTACCACGGACATGGCGTGTTTTTGCCTCCTGTCATGATCGTTCTGGGCTCTGTTTAGAAAGTGATGGAAATGATCTGGTTTTCATTGGACCATTAAATTGACCTGCAATTGGTCACTCTGCTGCATGTGATGTAATTCCTGGGAGGCTATCGTGTGGAGGAGGCCTAttctaaatatactgtatgtcaattATAAGGCATTTGAGTCAACTTTGAATATCACGAATATGTCATTGCTGGACTGAGGGTCCTAGTTTCCAGTAATCATAATACGGGTCACCCTACATCATATACGCATAATACAGTGTCAATTCCAATGGCAACATTTCAGTATTTTACACATCTTAGTTATTATTGAATGCTCAGTGTGTGAGGATAAATGGAAGCTGGATattgaaagtgtttttgtgATTCTCCCTAACTGGAAACAAGAGTAACCATGAAAAAATGAGAAACCCTTTCTGTTGATATGATCATCTTCTGACATAACTGGCGTTCCATATGGCTGTATAAACATGCTTTGTAGTGTCACATGCTGCAGTGTATTCCAGGACAGACTCAAGTAAATATTTTTGGCATGCCTTTCAGTTGGAAGATATGGTGAGACACAGCATGATGACGGAGATGCAAGCCATCCAACACTCACTCCAGGTATGACGTGTCACAGCGTTGATTTAAAAACACCCTTATCAGTCCACTGAATGTCAGCTCTTATTTACCTGAACATATAGACATTTCGTCACTCTGTGACTCATGCTCAGATACTTCTGGTGAAAGCTCGGGTTAGCTAAGGTTAGTGTTTCCGACATTTACTGTATGAGACTCCTCTGGCAGGTTCCTGTAGTCAAGAGTGAGTTAGCCGCAATAAACAACGTGATTAGGGATGATTTGAATACAttgccttttgtttgtttctttcgccTTTTTCCTTACAAATTCGCCACAGCGAATCttttttttgatccgcatactgatttttggcttgaggcgtccgctccaaagtccagggcgctaaccactacaccacggcgggCCCTTTGAACACAGTGCCTGGAAATATTTTCTTCTTAGTTGATGCTGCTCATTCTTCTGGAGCGTAAAAGTTATGAGTTGCAAAAAAGCCAAATTAAAAAAGAAGCACATGCTCAGTTGCTCTTAACAAAGATATTGTGTGTTAAGCCAGCACATTGGCTATGTGTGACTTTAGAAGCACATTTCCTGAAACTCGTCTGGGTGTACTTTAGAGGTTCCATTGTTGGCGTGGGAGCTGGCAGGCTCTCCAAAGCAAGCTTAAATGTGAAAATAGAGCACCTGATCTATTCACCCTCTCTTTTTCCTCCCAGGGTAAGTCCCTGGCTGTGGGCCAAGTAGAGCAGCAGAATGGTATGACTTCAGAGGACAGGCAGCACCATGCTCAAGTCCAAGCAGGTGCCACTAACCTACCACCCGCTTCAGCTAACATAGTCATTTGTTGTTGACGTTCGTATTTCTCATTCGAAGTTGAGCCCAGCCAGCCTTTGAACATCCCAGATGCCCTGAAacgaaagaagaagaaaagatcaAGAGCGACAGACAGCTCCACTGGCACTTTTGACGGTATAACATTAGAATTTGTGTAAGTCATGCTGAAATGTATTACTTCATTATATTGTCACATTCATTCCAGACCTCTACAAGCTGACTAATGAAGTTCTTGGTCAGGGGGCCTACGCGAAAGTCCAAGGATGTGTAAGCCTGAAGAATGGGCAGGAGTATGCTGTGAAGGTGAGTAAAGGAGTATGCACGTTACAAAAGAAGGCATGCTAAATGAATTCTCACATAGCATTAAATGTAATTGCGTAGATCATTGAAAAGAGTGCAGGACACAGCCGCAGCAGAGTCTTTCGAGAAGTGGAGACACTCTACCAATGTCAAGGAAACAAGTGAGGACATTCCATTGTCATTCACACCTTCAAAGAAATAAACTTTTAACTTAAGCGGACACTAACAAGAGACTCTTTTGACCCAGGAACATTTTGGAATTGATAGAATTCTTTGAAGATCACACCTGCTTTTATTTGGTGTTTGAAAAGCTGCGAGGAGGTGAGTGGACACAAGCCTGCATGCACAATAGTCTGCACACTCTCCCGCACACACTGACCAGGTGATGGCTCTGTCTCCAAGGGTCCATTCTTACACACATCCAGAACAGAAAGCACTTTGATGAGCTGGAGGCGAGCAGGGTAGTACGTGACATCGCCCAAGCTCTTGACTTTTTACACACAAAGGGTATGTGAAATAGTCCTCCCAAACTGACAAACATGCAAGAGATGTGTCctggttgtcatggtaacagtGCATTGTCCTCCAGGTATTGCTCACAGAGACCTCAAACTGGAGAACATCCTTTGTGAATGCATTGATCAAGTAAGTCAGATGCTTAGAATTCTTCTTTTCATGTGTTTTCAGCCTTGCAAAGTACTTGACATTTTGAAAGTAAAAGGAATTCATCACttcattgattttattttttagaaggATGTCAGGTGATCCAGTTTAAATCTGCAGTAGTGGTTTTTGCACTGCAATGTACTGTAATTCCTCCAATTCTGGCCTCCAGTCAAGATGTCATGCCTCAGTTAAACAGAGCACCTGAAATAGACATTTAAATAGACACGTTACTTAATATTAGGGATGCTCCTGGTTGGCCATGGATCAGTATTGGCCGATTTCCGTGTGATTGGCATATGCCAAAAAGCTCCTTTCAACTCCAATCAGCTGCAGTGATTCCTGGATATAGTGTTGTAAAATTAGTTTCATCTCCTAAAGGGGACCGCtgcaaaaaagtttgggaaccactgctttaAATGACCTTTACATAGTTGCACGTGCTGACAACAAAATCACCCACTGATTATGAATGGAAATCAAATTttagtacatttatgagaatcaCACTCAAAAGTTCAAGTGGAAAAACACTACAGGCTGATCCAACTTTGATGTAACGTCTTAAAACAAGTCAAAATTAGTAGTGTGCGTAGCCTCCACGTTTGATCTCACAGTTAAATCGTtatctaatattattgtgaatacacctttgagcaaataaagaCATCCCTCTAATAAGAGCCCTGTAATTGAATTAAGAAAAACTACAGTcatcattttagtttttgtataAATAGTATGAGAAGCTTGAAAGTATGCTTAAATTTGTAGGAACATTTCCCAAACACTTTAAGCAGACCTTCTACAATCTCTCTTCAGGTATCACCAGTTAAGATCTGTGACTTTGACCTGGGCAGTGGTGTGAAGCTCAGCAGTGCCTGCATACCCATAACCACTCCGGAACTCACGACGCCGGTAAGACTTGTAGCTTTAACATTTGTTTGTAACAGAGGAGTCGTGCTTAAAGGCAATACATGGTCTGCTAACAACGTAATCATTGGGACGTTTACCGTCTCTCTGTAGTGTGGCTCTGCAGAATACATGGCTCCAGAAGTGGTGGAGGTGTTCACCGATGAGGCGTCCTTCTATGACAAGCGCTGCGACCTGTGGAGCCTCGGggtcatcctctacatcctatTGAGTGGCAGCCCCCCCTTCACAGGCCACTGTGGCAGCGACTGCGGGTGGGACAGGGGGGAAACATGCCGCACATGTCAGGTAGGCTTGGCTGTTTAATATATTCCCCTCATACAGTCTGAAAAATGTGTTCCACTTGCAGCAGTTTTCTAAAAACAGCCAAGTGCCCCTGGCGTAtagtgcatttttgtttttgtagtagATACTTTAAAAATAGCAGACCGCTGTCATCCTACAGTATCTTTATCATTTATGCATTTGTTTCTTcacaaacagcagagtgctcctgtcatatggaggatctttggaagcatgtttgaaataggtccttaaaaacaacagagcccTTGTGaagatagaggatctttgacctgcattAACATCGTGCTAGATTGTGACATTACTTTATTTATGACAACTACTTTTGAGGTAAACTCCAGCAGAGCTTTACATTGACATTGtgtacaaaataagaataatccTTATTATAGTCCTTAGTAAATATTAAGTTgttagcttttttaaaaaaaactatttagtgAAATATCCCTGGCCCGTATACATGAGCAGCAGCCTTATTAATGGGGTCTAGACACGTAGATGTTGGTTAAAGTGTTGGTGCAGCAGAATATTGCACGGTTGTCCTCTTTTCTTTCTTGTATGTGCATTCATGGTTATTGTATTGCCCCTCACTTGTCACTGCATGGCGTACAGCTGGTTGGCAGGTATAACGAAGACAAGCGAGTGTTGTCACCTGATCATCATCAGACTGTGTTTATCAGTTTAGCAGACATGTGGTCACAAGCAGACCTGGTCCAAAAATAGAACATGGCGCTATAACACGGTGCTAGCGTGTGGAAAATGTCACCTGCTTGAGATAAAATTGGTCAATTAGACGCAGTGTGATGTTCCTCCTCCAGAGTCACCTGTTCGAGAGCATCCAGCAGGGCAAGTATGAATTTCCAGACAAGGACTGGGCACACATCACAAGTACTGCAAAAGATCTCATCACCAAGCTGTTGGTGCGAGATGCCATGCAACGCCTCAGTGCGGCTCAGGTCCTAATGCACCCGTGGGTGCAGGGAGTGAGTATTGTcacaattttgtgtttttttctcatttcagaCCCACATTTCATGTTCATTGTTTTGCCTCCTTTATACAGAATGCACCAGAGAGAGGTCTTCCAACTCCTCATACTCTACAGAGGTAAGAAAGTCCCAACCATTTCACGAAAACAATTGAACATGTCATCTCTATGGGGGATTTGGTTTGAGCTGGTTTAAGGGTTAGGTCTTGACGAGGCATGGTAGGGTTAGGTTTTGAGattgggagagagagagagaaggagcgtCAGTCAAAACAAAGTGAtagattaataatttttaatatcaaGGGGGCTACAATTGGGAACAACTCTTTAACAAGTTTCACAGAAAGTGGGTCAAGCAGACATGTTGTCTGTTTTGCTGCACTGACAAGTTTTGTAAGCCCGTCAAGAGATACTTCCTCAAAGTAGGAAAAGCTAGTGGGACAGAGGATGGAAGTAGTCCCAGCAGTGGTCAAGGTGGCCGACACGTTTAACCGGTCTGGAGGTAGGGTGTCCTTTATTTCCTTCCTGATGagctcaactttatttgtgAAAAATCACAAGAACTTGTCAGCTGAGAAAGGGGAACTAGAGAAGAGGTCCTCTTCTGAGTTAGCAATGCAACTGtgtcaaataagtatttggGGTTGTTTTTATGGAGGTCAATtataattgaaaaataattgttttttgccACAACAAGAGCCTGTTTATATTTGGTCAGAGTATCTCCCCATGCCTGTCGGAAGACCTCAAGTTTCAAAGGACAACTGTTTATTGTGCAAGTAAAAAGTACAGTCTTTTGGTTTgcctaaagaaaaaaaacacaacgtgTTTCAGTGTTGCATtatacttaaaggggacctattcctttttccacttttctgacctataaatgttgatagaatgttgtattatcatgttagacaatgcaacatttgcagaaaatgaggtttgcacatttggaaatgagtcctaaaagaagtttgggatggctcagcAGAGTGGGCATACCTGGaggcggaataaattaaaacagacctttttggcaggaagcacgaaTCAAAGTaagtacagctggaataggtgcagattctgcaaaatataaaatgttttctgtgcgggatattgtgtgtagctgctctataggagaaaagtgagcataataggtccccttttaactACTGTGGATCAGGTAAGTATTGTATGAGGTATGTACTGCCTTGTAAATACTGGTATTTCTGTACTTCAGCTGGGAAGATTTCCTGCTcgtcttccatttttttttcgcGTGTCTGTCGGTGCAGTTGAAAAATGTGGAGGTGCATGCAGTACGAATTCTCTGCATAAAAAGGACCACTGGAGGGGGTGTCATTTGTCTGCACAGAGCCACACTGATCAGCGGACACGGAAAGCATAAAACAGGTTTTAAGGGTTTGGGTTAGAGTTTAGTGTTATGACTAGGTTGGCGTTAGGTGTAAGGGCTGGGGTCAGGGATGGGAATTATGTTGGTTTGTATCTGGGTTGGGCAACATTGGCCAATATATGGTTTTGTTTGGGTTTGGGGCTGGATTTAGGATTACAGTAAGTGGTAATAGAAAATGACTGACctggtgtttatgtttcacCGATAGGAACAGCAGCACCAAAGACTTGAGTCAATTTGCAGCAGAAGCCATTGCCTTCCACAGGCAGCTGTCGCAGCACGACGAGCAGCAGGAGGACTCTGCTGTCGCAGTCGTTTGCTCCATGAGGCTTTCCCCTCCGTCCAACTCCCGACTGGCACGTAGGAGGGCACAGTCCAACGCCCTGCGCACGAGAAACAACACAGTGGATCTCACAGCCTGAAGGAGACACCCAGCATCCTGTCATCCTGGTTTTCTGATCTcttctgttttttgtgttttaacagCCTCTTATCTTATCACTTGCCAGCACTTCCTCTTGGAAAACACGGGTAGATTACTGACATTCAGGATGCATGGAACACCAACCGTTTCTTTTCTGAAAGTACATTTTCCCTACTTGAGACTTAAGATTACCTTTGATCCTTTATTTTCTTGCAGCAAGAATgagctttttaatttttttactgtgCATTTATGAAACCTATCCTTTTATGTGAAGTGGATGCATGTTGCTcaaattatttgattttttttaaagctatgCTCAGAAAAGACAAGACAGTATAGGTTGCGTTAAACTGAAATGACCGGAATGTGACCGGAATCTTTTCTATTACGATGAGCTTTGACAGACACAAGCTACCTGTAGCACTGATGTACTTTAAATACTGTAGAAGCAAGCCTGCTTCATTTTAGAAGGATGTTACACTTGTATATCATGAATGCCATTCAGTTATGTTTCGAAGGGTGAAAGTCTTGGTGAGAGTCTTGTAGGCCCTCAGGTCTTTTTGTACCAATGAAGTGAGACCAGTGTTTCATTTTGGTTAAACCTAATTCCACGTCCACCTTTTCTGTTTGCCAACTTAAAATGGAAGACTCGTTTAGTTTCTTGACAATTGTCCAATTATTTAAATGTGATGATCAAGAAAGATcagagtgtgtgtttttctgtcaGGGTTGCCAAGCATCTCAATACCAACAACTAGCTGCCTAACAGTGCAGAAACAAGCACTTGTTAGATGAATAGACTTGTTTCAAATGAGCTGCTTTGTTAGCACCATTAACTTAAGTGGCTACAAATGAGTTAAATATGGACACCTTCCCCCTCCCTCTTTCACTACTTGATGCAATGTGCTAGGTCCTAGCATGCtatttgctagcatgttagcatttaagctaatttactcatgcctaaaggcaaatacacacatagcattatgcagggaggttataggacagccttggcactttggGTACTTGAGGCTCTTTTACTAGGTGCAATATCTTGcaagatgctaccatgctaagtgttagcatattatcattttgagttttttatgcatatctaaatgaaaaaatacacacatggcatgacgtGTGGACACTATGGAACTCTTGCTTGGTGTCACCATGCAAACTGTTACCATGTTGGGATTTTGGCTATATTTTACTCCTGTTTAAAGGCctacatacatggcatgatgtaggaatgctttctctgcacttttggtgctcacatctaaaggctaaTATAGACATGGCATAATGCAGGGATATTGTAGGACCGCCTTGACGCTTTCGCTATAGAGTGCCTTTTCACTAGATGCTAGTGTGCTAACAGTTAGtatgtttgcttttttgctaAATTCCTCATGTAATGTACACATGGCATTGCTCGGTGGCTTGGCACAGCAGACACCGGGcctgaggttcacagcacaggttgcatgcccatcaaaatttcagtgggaattttctagtttagGGTGCTGTTTAGTCTAAGAGTTAGCTTCTTTGGTCAAAtggttattaaaatatttacattatattgttttttttggtaaatatttTTGGTACAAGTGGGCGTGGCGTTCATTTAAGGAGCTCTATGGTGCCCCTCAGTGGTGATGCGTTGTAACAGCGGGGGCTTGGAAGCAGAGCTGTTCAGTCTGCTGTTATCTTGCAGAAGAGACAAGCTGTCCTGCTTTTCCAGCTGTGCTGCTGGCACATTGACATAGGTATGAGGGCAATCGATGTAAAGTAAGTACaccttattttatatttatagaaaTTGGCCTTTCTATTCTACTACAGTGAAGTTTTGCTGCAGATTTCAAATTTTGTTAGTTTGGGTGCTGTCCAATCAtatcaacttttctttttttaatatcagcTTCTCCTTCATGTGAGCTGGCGAGTCCTGCCTCCTACTTCTCCATGGTGCTTACAGAGAACACCAGCAGACCCTCTGCAGCTGATAAGATCCACAAGCAGCGAGCCCACAGCCTACCTTCCCCGCCTCTATGCTGTGCATGTGGCCTGTGCGTCCTGCTCGCCGGCATCAACGTCACCCTGGTGGGCACCTTTGCTTTCGCCACCTACACCCCTGCAGCCAACCCACCAATTGTAATAGGACCGCTCCTCTTGTTGACAGCGGTGGCTTTCTTCGCAGCGTGCTGCATGGCGAGCCGTCTGCGCCCTTCCACTGCCGGCTCGACCTGTGAGGTCAAAGCGGGTGAGAGGTGGCAGTTGATGCAAACGGGGGCGACCTTCGAGATGGAAACCAGTGAGCACACACTGCAGGACACTACGGGGGTCCAGTTGAGCCCCACCAACTCGTCTGACTCCATCCATGGAACTGCCTTAACCTCAGATCCTGAAGTGCAAGTACAATAATAAAGACATTAATACATGAACATCTATCCGATACTGTATCATTATCTTCCATTGTGTAGATGTACCTAAAGTTGTACATGGCTTTTCCTTATCTGAGCCAACAGCTGCTGTGGTAGGGTGAGTGTTTACTCAGTGTTGTACatgtgctacacacacacacggctgtGATTAAACCACAGCAGTAAAGCAGAGATAACAGTCATTACAGCCTACCCACCTGCACCCTGTACCCTTCTGTTTGTAAGCCTGATGGAAGCCGAATTATGTAGCTACAAAGAAGATGTAATCTGAGTTTTCATGATGATCTGAGTCCAAGTCCATGATTTACCAGTCCAAGATAgatgaatacaaaaaataatgactggtaaaacaaaacaagcaataTGGATTGTACCAGATGTTACACATGTCCCACGTCATGTcatcaaaaaaagtcatactgcATGTCCTAAAATTGTTTCACAATAAAATCAAGTCCTAAAATGTCTTGTTAAGTATTATATAATTCGCACAAACTTAATTTAAGGCTGCATCAATCCAGACTTCAAGTCCATACAGACTGAGactgtaaaaacaaatacatctgctttattttataacaatagTAAAACACTATAGGCATATAGAGAATAACATACTACATAACAATGGAATTCAATGACTAGTACATCAATACAACATAATAATCACACAAAACAGTAAACCATAATCAACATACAAAGTAATACACAAGCGAAAAGACATAACTGAATCAAACTAAACTTTGATAGGGCGacctgtatgtactgtacttaaAAAGCTAACCCGAAATATGTGCTTGCCGAATCCCACCAGTAGATGGAGCCCATGTTCTGTTTCGATCACCGCTGAATGCATCATTTACCAGTAGACGTCACAGTCTGCTACACGAGTAGACATAAGAGGTGTGTTTGTGGGAAGTTTATAAATCCCGACAAAGCAACTGCACTTTATGGGCAGCAGTTTTTTAAAACGGGTGCAATTTTGTGCCTTAAAAGGTGAACACCAATCTTTCATACTGTGATTTAAAAGCTAATCAAGGTTCATCTTACCTGCCAATCACAGCATGAAGCTCACAGACAGCGGCAGGAGTGGGTGAGCTGGCTAGTCCCCAAAACAACTCAGAATCCCTAGGGAAGTGTTCAGGGCACATCTGACCAGTCTGGGGGAAGACCCGGGACACATTGGGGAGACTGTCTCTCACAACTGGCCTATGAACGCCTCATGTTCCACCAGGAGTAGCTGGACAAAGTGGCCGGGGATGGATGAGCGGCAGAAGATGGGTAGATAGATGGCAGGCCTCCACCTTgtgtacaaaaaataagaatgactgtacctccgcggcctccctcgcccctgggggtgggccgggtttgccctgggtgctctggcctggctactgtgtgggaccgtggggtgcatgtgggcatgggaggctttggccctgcccttggtgtgggcacgggtggttataccccactgcccttgcagagccttcccccctaggtatgtacgtatatggctatatatgtgtgtgtgtaggtatgcatgtatatatttattattatcatatctaaaatagctaaaagatctaaattattagaaaatatattatatataaattattatatattaagtatcaatagtactatcattattatacatacataactattaTCCATAActattatcaataaatattattattattattactattattgttattgttattattgttattattattatgattactattattattattattattattatcaattaatttactttatttttattttttatttattatttttattctcaattttaatttttgtgtatggtaggtgtatggccccgggtggggcgcctggtaagctcatacggcggtgtctggttggccccttctgtctccggtctggtggcggtcttcccgcctccggggtgtcctactcggcgggtccgtgggtggatgggagatgtggtggagacgagtcggcgctgtggtggagggtgggactgggggggcattcactttttgcggctgttggggtgtcGTCtacctggtgggctctgctgcctggtgtgtgtgtctctgtcccgccctggcactcttggctcacgtgcccggggggcggggttgggcttttccccatgcgggtcccggttctcctgcggtctctgtggtgtcactccctgggctgccatggtgacggatgtgttgccggggcgcggtccctgctgttctggtggttgtaggagctgcctcggggcgtgtggtttgtccgcggctcctggtggtccgggggtggcgtagctggcacaatctctggtggggccctccgggggggagctggcaggccggactggccgccacgatgggctgggtggggctcgtggttgctccgggcggctggcttgcccggctcggttggccggtagtgcggggtgggcgtgtgtggggccccgatcctccctgctgcactgcaccacctcacatacatgtaggactttggggggtggcctgcaactggttttgccgggggcgaagggtttccttgcggatgcccttttgtcctcggcattcttCTGGCTTGGTcatccttcaattttaaccgcaccttagacactcaggtCTGGGGGGGAtctgggcaggcatgggacccaccattgctcagcttccctccacacacacacacacacacacacacatacacatacaccacacacataggtcagccctatggggcaggcctatttttaattgcacaatctacacaataccatcttcacacacaggtgtagcgggctggaccggagagcctactgcctacccccgcggttggcccgctggctgctggggcttggcggctcgctcggggtgccctgggctgcaggatattttggtctggtctgcctggccttcctgggggtcccactggaaccagctgacgccggggcttgccctggtgtcatgattggcgctacctccctgggtctgtcccgggtcgcgggcgccaacgtgcccttgggggggcgttcaccggcctccaggcggtggggtccgcgctgctgggggctggaagtctacggtggtggcttggggttgttgcgctgtggtggctgctgcggggaccgggctgtgtgttgggagggggcctgatcttgctcatggggacgggggcctgggtggcgtgtggggatggggagcatgctcctcggggtggggcctgctgggggggggcggtgctcttccgggcgtttgggtgtctgctgccactggtcctatgctctgccgcatcgctgtccctgtctttgcccatccccagtcttgccttagggctcgttggggatggttctccggtacgtgggtggagcgctgctggttctgggggcgggggggggctggcctccccgtgacttggagctatggctctccctcacgggggtgagctgcccggcgggtgtcggccggcgcagtggagcgcctcaccactcgcctgctcgccccctccgcttgctcatgtgcgggcctcctcccctcacccgctcctttgtctgccacactgccgtagccctgatgccgtggttgaggggagtctgggggtgctatgccttggcggtccgcacctccctgggctcggggcctggttgtgggtctggtgtgtgggtgtgtatgtgggtatatggccatgtggatatacgggggggggggggggggggcctctgcgggggtctggcgtagggcgttccatctctaccgcccggtcctccatggggcagtgtgcctgggcctcttctgtcctggccggggcggtcctatgtcggtggtcaggcctggggttacctggggcggacctggttctgcttcctgggggtgtgtggggggcgggaggcggtgcctccggccgtgggcgggctcccttccggccggcgggggcgcccctgtgcccacgggtgtgtggccttcgatgcccttctgccctagtggggtatggtctcccactggtctcgggggtgcggctgtcctccggcctgctggcaccctgttgccggttgggattgctcctccatggcctcttgctggtctcttcggggagttgcttcgggggcgggtcttggggagtcggccctggccttgcccacacccacggggccggaggatctctggcggtgggggcttgacctggctgcgcggggcggggttgctgggtggtagaaggcagtctctctccttttgtcattctcagtgacaattacacattcacacacttgcattcacatacacaacacacctccatatgggcactcacagcacatgggtgcttctctatacaatctactatcttatccctgatgtttatatagtatttgtatgctattattacagtaataatgatgtcaagcagtgagattttaattactgtaactgtatggttgcaattgtgtttactatcatgggt is a window of Doryrhamphus excisus isolate RoL2022-K1 chromosome 5, RoL_Dexc_1.0, whole genome shotgun sequence DNA encoding:
- the mknk1 gene encoding MAP kinase-interacting serine/threonine-protein kinase 1, translated to MVRHSMMTEMQAIQHSLQGKSLAVGQVEQQNGMTSEDRQHHAQVQAVEPSQPLNIPDALKRKKKKRSRATDSSTGTFDDLYKLTNEVLGQGAYAKVQGCVSLKNGQEYAVKIIEKSAGHSRSRVFREVETLYQCQGNKNILELIEFFEDHTCFYLVFEKLRGGSILTHIQNRKHFDELEASRVVRDIAQALDFLHTKGIAHRDLKLENILCECIDQVSPVKICDFDLGSGVKLSSACIPITTPELTTPCGSAEYMAPEVVEVFTDEASFYDKRCDLWSLGVILYILLSGSPPFTGHCGSDCGWDRGETCRTCQSHLFESIQQGKYEFPDKDWAHITSTAKDLITKLLVRDAMQRLSAAQVLMHPWVQGNAPERGLPTPHTLQRNSSTKDLSQFAAEAIAFHRQLSQHDEQQEDSAVAVVCSMRLSPPSNSRLARRRAQSNALRTRNNTVDLTA